Proteins encoded within one genomic window of Polyodon spathula isolate WHYD16114869_AA chromosome 32, ASM1765450v1, whole genome shotgun sequence:
- the LOC121303295 gene encoding discoidin, CUB and LCCL domain-containing protein 1-like produces MGTSNKWAASTRVQGIITKGSAGRNHFYVKSYKILYSKDRKLWKVYKSASSKEEKVFEGNTDNEQEVRNDFIPPIMARYILIQPQTWHNRVSLRVGVLGCATPRIRSFRPFANVPPVTPLTVNIPEGPTTTGGPVIIKNQDTGLRASNLVVILAVVGLLAVCVLVLVLCLCRKKRKSAAEVKCSLVKGCQSSGGKMQSCCRGNLPLLESELMLYPVERGVPGDLNKVPLTDYAEPDLIAGGKAGQKTGSTFRPAADEGYTIPLIFNHYDVPGQFHEYAEPLPPEPEYATPFTEPPQDPGGGEAKKNICVVKVVSPCQGTGLNNMGSSQLARYDCPPQRSLLTEENPRYKIPQAAADRARKSNVVYAEPQARDSLNHMYYEPL; encoded by the exons ATGGGAACTTCAAATAAGTGGGCGGCATCCACACGAGTTCAAG GTATTATCACAAAGGGCTCGGCAGGCCGGAATCATTTCTACGTGAAATCGTACAAGATTCTCTACAGTAAAGACAGGAAGTTGTGGAAGGTCTATAAAAGCGCCAGCAGTAAGGAGGAAAAG GTTTTTGAGGGCAATACGGACAATGAACAGGAAGTGCGGAATGACTTCATCCCGCCCATCATGGCGCGCTACATTCTCATCCAGCCCCAGACGTGGCACAACAGAGTCTCCCTGAGGGTCGGCGTGCTGGGCTGTGCCACCCCCAGAATCAGGTCCTTCCGGCCCTTCG CCAACGTGCCTCCAGTCACCCCCCTCACAGTCAACATTCCTGAGGGTCCAACCACCACTGGCGGACCGGTCATTATCAAGAACCAGGACACAGGTCTGAGAG CTTCCAATCTGGTGGTGATACTGGCCGTGGTGGGGCTACTGGCAGTCTGCGTGCTGGTCCTGGTTCTGTGTCTGTGCAGAAAGAAAAG gaaGAGTGCAGCTGAAGTGAAATGTTCGCTTGTGAAAG GTTGTCAGAGTTCAGGGGGAAAGATGCAGAGCTGTTGCCGTGGAAACCTGCCTCTTTTGGAGTCGGAGCTGATGTTGTACCCCGTGGAGAGGGGCGTCCCTGGAGATCTCAACAAGGTCCCCCTCACGG ACTATGCAGAGCCGGATCTGATTGCCGGGGGCAAGGCTGGACAGAAAACAGGGTCCACATTCCGGCCTGCAGCTGACGAGGGCTACACCATCCCTCTGATCTTCAACCACTACGACGTTCCGGGGCAATTCCACGAGTACGCAGAGCCTCTGCCGCCAGAGCCTGAGTACGCCACCCCCTTCACCGAGCCGCCACAGGACCCCGGAGGTGGAGAGGCCAAGAAGAACATCTGTGTGGTCAAAGTGGTGTCCCCCTGCCAGGGCACAGGACTCAACAACATGGGCAGCTCACAGCTAGCCCGGTATGACTGTCCTCCGCAGAGATCACTGCTCACGGAAGAGAATCCCCGATACAAAATTCCCCAGGCTGCTGCAGACAGGGCAAGGAAAAGCAATGTAGTTTATGCCGAACCGCAGGCCAGAGACTCTTTGAACCATATGTACTATGAGCCATTATGA